The Listeria sp. PSOL-1 genome includes a region encoding these proteins:
- the tmk gene encoding dTMP kinase — MKAIFITLEGPDGSGKTSTINLLQEKMMQAGLDFIKTREPGGSPISEKVREVVLGIGNEIMDPKTEALLIAGARRQHVVETIRPALLNGQIVLCDRFIDSSLAYQGAGREIGIEAVLDINLFAVEETIPDVTYYLDVPAAVGLERIAANQKREVNRLDKENITFHQKVVQGYKQIIKMFPERFVCIQATRSPNEIADIILEDILKRIKD; from the coding sequence ATGAAAGCGATTTTTATCACGCTTGAAGGTCCAGATGGTTCAGGAAAAACAAGTACAATCAATTTATTACAAGAAAAAATGATGCAAGCAGGGCTGGATTTTATTAAAACACGTGAACCAGGTGGAAGTCCAATTTCTGAAAAAGTTCGGGAAGTTGTCCTTGGCATCGGAAATGAAATAATGGATCCGAAAACAGAGGCCTTACTTATTGCAGGTGCGCGCAGACAACATGTTGTAGAAACGATTCGCCCAGCGCTTTTGAACGGGCAGATTGTCTTATGCGATCGTTTTATTGATAGTTCACTTGCCTATCAAGGAGCTGGACGTGAAATTGGCATTGAAGCCGTTTTAGATATTAATTTATTTGCTGTTGAAGAAACAATCCCTGATGTGACATATTACCTCGATGTTCCTGCTGCTGTTGGATTAGAGCGTATTGCTGCCAACCAAAAGCGCGAAGTGAATCGCCTTGATAAGGAAAATATTACTTTTCATCAAAAAGTAGTTCAAGGTTATAAACAAATTATCAAGATGTTTCCAGAACGCTTTGTTTGCATTCAGGCCACAAGATCGCCAAATGAGATAGCAGATATCATATTAGAGGATATTTTAAAAAGAATAAAAGATTAG
- a CDS encoding cyclic-di-AMP receptor — protein MKLVLAIVQDQDSNRLSDALTKNNFGATKLATTGGFLKAGNTTFIVGTEDERVDEVLGIIRENCKAREQIMTPSASLGVTVDTYVPYPIEVQVGGATVFVVPVENFHHF, from the coding sequence ATGAAACTAGTTCTTGCAATTGTTCAAGACCAAGATAGTAATCGCCTTTCCGATGCTTTAACAAAAAATAATTTCGGTGCAACAAAACTTGCAACAACAGGTGGATTTTTAAAAGCTGGAAATACCACTTTTATCGTTGGGACAGAAGATGAACGTGTCGATGAGGTTTTAGGAATTATTCGCGAAAATTGTAAGGCCCGCGAACAAATTATGACACCTTCAGCTTCACTTGGTGTAACCGTTGATACGTATGTACCTTATCCAATTGAAGTTCAGGTAGGTGGCGCAACCGTCTTTGTTGTACCTGTTGAAAACTTTCATCATTTTTAA
- a CDS encoding Crp/Fnr family transcriptional regulator, translating to MDFISYFLFAADDPKINEVTKKDFTSKESFYFFDTENRNNMIGLMVTGTAMIEIKTPYGEWTINNILKTGSLFGVEEISTNIKTRRIIEYKATGLEHGSYLEIDREYLLLNMAQEPIQRYIIDRLIDILLDINCLHQYTKTSMRIKFIKELADIAIDLNLEIKDFTITFPTFINITFLAKYLNASRASILSELKNLQKVGVLVSKKPIMIDLRKSTFI from the coding sequence ATGGATTTTATAAGTTATTTTCTGTTTGCAGCAGATGATCCAAAAATTAACGAAGTAACAAAAAAAGATTTTACTTCAAAGGAGAGTTTTTATTTTTTTGATACAGAAAATAGAAATAATATGATTGGATTAATGGTAACGGGAACTGCCATGATAGAAATAAAAACACCTTACGGGGAATGGACAATTAATAATATCCTCAAAACTGGAAGCCTATTTGGGGTTGAAGAGATCTCTACTAATATAAAAACAAGAAGAATTATCGAGTACAAAGCTACGGGGCTAGAGCATGGAAGTTATTTAGAAATTGATCGGGAATATTTGCTTTTAAATATGGCTCAAGAGCCTATACAGCGGTACATAATAGATAGATTAATTGATATCTTATTAGACATTAATTGCCTTCATCAATACACTAAGACAAGCATGAGAATCAAATTTATTAAAGAATTAGCAGATATTGCAATTGATTTAAATTTAGAAATTAAAGATTTCACCATAACCTTTCCAACTTTCATCAATATAACTTTTCTTGCTAAATATCTAAATGCTAGCCGTGCAAGTATCTTATCTGAACTAAAAAACCTCCAAAAGGTTGGTGTGCTTGTTTCAAAAAAACCGATTATGATAGACCTGAGGAAAAGTACGTTTATCTAA
- a CDS encoding ETX/MTX2 family pore-forming toxin, producing MKKFFIKGLILVAALSLVFSYLPVNKAEAAEYYVDTVIKRMEAREKAARQTGKPVNMTEQLLDGWFISKYHEFVDRKLNAQLNRLVNWYRDNNRNNDYRNIERMVGLTLKQKGNVNNTKVDLNTAEKENIYNAPDNTYTNEGPTPITRLTASYQKKYTQTKSTTLTNGMNATFGYKFTSTVGVPGTGSTGHELSFTLGYNMNKSETNTVTEERTYTVPSQTITVAPYKKVRVIESLDLYSQGGKQFMKGDFEVKFNDHEIVDKLYKPGYRQTDFNTISYGINKLDKANRVPVPRTFKDFIGGNKIVDASNMNLNLEGEFNIKGTAVVHNITTQELDLNGKPTGKINTVSKKIEK from the coding sequence TTGAAGAAATTTTTTATTAAGGGATTGATATTGGTTGCAGCACTATCCTTGGTATTTTCGTATTTACCAGTTAATAAAGCAGAAGCGGCAGAATACTATGTAGATACGGTAATTAAGCGAATGGAAGCTAGAGAAAAAGCTGCTAGACAAACGGGTAAACCAGTCAACATGACAGAACAATTGCTAGATGGTTGGTTCATTTCGAAATATCATGAGTTTGTTGATCGTAAACTCAATGCACAGTTAAATCGATTAGTTAACTGGTATCGTGATAATAATCGTAACAATGATTATAGGAACATTGAACGAATGGTAGGGTTAACGCTTAAGCAAAAAGGTAATGTCAATAACACTAAAGTTGATTTAAACACTGCCGAAAAAGAAAACATATACAATGCGCCAGATAATACGTATACAAATGAGGGGCCTACTCCGATAACTCGTCTTACAGCTTCTTACCAAAAGAAATATACACAAACAAAAAGTACAACTTTAACAAACGGAATGAACGCGACATTCGGGTATAAATTTACTTCAACAGTAGGCGTTCCTGGTACTGGATCAACTGGGCATGAGCTTAGCTTTACTTTAGGCTACAACATGAATAAATCTGAAACAAATACTGTAACAGAAGAAAGAACATATACCGTTCCAAGCCAAACAATCACAGTAGCTCCATATAAAAAAGTAAGAGTAATTGAAAGCTTAGATCTTTATTCTCAAGGTGGTAAACAGTTTATGAAAGGGGATTTTGAAGTAAAATTCAATGATCACGAGATTGTGGACAAACTTTATAAACCTGGATATCGTCAAACGGACTTTAATACAATTAGTTATGGTATCAATAAGCTTGATAAAGCGAATAGAGTACCAGTTCCACGTACGTTCAAAGACTTTATTGGCGGAAACAAAATTGTTGATGCATCAAATATGAACCTAAATCTAGAAGGAGAATTTAATATTAAGGGAACAGCTGTAGTGCATAACATTACAACACAAGAACTTGATTTAAATGGAAAACCTACTGGAAAAATAAACACAGTTAGTAAAAAAATAGAGAAATAA